The Planifilum fimeticola nucleotide sequence CCATGGGCGGAAAGGAAAACATCCTGGAAGTGGAGGGATGCATCACCCGGTTGCGGCTGAGGGTGAAAGATGCGAGCCTCCTGGACGAGGAGGAGTTGAAACGGCTGGGCGCCGCGGGGGTCATGAAACTGGATGATCAGCACGCTCAGGTCGTCGTCGGCACCATCGCCGACATGTTGGCGGAAGCGATCCGGCATCAATTGAAAAAATGACGAATAGGCGAATCGAATCCTTCCCTTGGCATGTGCGAATACCGGAGGGGGTGCGCCCTTCCCCCCGTCAAACGGCGCGCCCCCTCCGCCCTTATAAAAGAGCGAGGAGGCGAAAACCGACGTGAAACGCATCCTGGATTGTCACGGCAGCGATTTTGCCGCCATGAAGGGACCGGAACTGAAGGCCTCGATTCGGGCCGCCGAAGGTCGCACCCTGCTTTCCGAACTCATCGTCTGCTTCCCCTCTCCCTTCGAAGACGCATCCCTTCCGGAAGTGGCGCGCTCCTTCGGCGCGGACCTGTTGTTGCTCAACCTCTTTGACGTCGATCGCCCGCGCATCTGCGGATTGACCGTGGAAGAAGGGGCGGAAGTCGTTCGCCTGGCCAAGCGGTTCACCGGAAGACCCATCGGCGTCAATCTGGAGCCGGTGGATCCCGATCCGTCCATGATGGAGGAGCAGATTCCGATCAGCGCCGGGAGGACTCTGAACCCGGACAGCATCCGGAAGGTGAAGGAATTGGGCTTTGATTTCCTCTGCCTGACGGGGAATCCCAAAACGGGCGTCACCAACGACGCGATTATCCGGGGAATCCGTCTGGTGCGGGAAATGCTCGGGCAGGAACTGTTGATCATCGCCGGGAAGATGCACGCCGCCGGCACCGACGAAGGTTGGACGGAAGAGGGACTGGTGAAGTCGGCTGACCGGTTCGCGGAAGCGGGAGCGGATGTGGTGCTGCTTCCGGCCCCCGGGACCGTACCGGGGGTGGACGTGCCGATGCTGCGCCGGGCCGCCGAAGCGGTTCATGCACGGGGTGGGCTCATCATGGCCGCCGTCGGCACCTCCCAGGAAGGGGCGGATACGGAAACGGTCCGCACCATCGCGATGGAAAGCAAAAAAGCCGGGGCCGACATTTTTCACTTGGGTGACGCCGGACTCATCGGGATGGCACCTCCCGAAAACCTTTTCACCGCCTCCGTCGCCCTCCGCGGAAAGCGCCATACATACCGCAGGATGGCCTCCTCCGTCCTTCGCTGAGAGCCGAGGGCGGAGGGAACGCATCGCAGGCAGGGCACAGTCGCTCGCGGCTCCTTCCGACTCCTTTTCTCCGGTCTTCCGCACATCCCCGGAACCCGGCGTCCGTGCGGCCGCGCGGGGC carries:
- a CDS encoding PEP phosphonomutase, with product MKRILDCHGSDFAAMKGPELKASIRAAEGRTLLSELIVCFPSPFEDASLPEVARSFGADLLLLNLFDVDRPRICGLTVEEGAEVVRLAKRFTGRPIGVNLEPVDPDPSMMEEQIPISAGRTLNPDSIRKVKELGFDFLCLTGNPKTGVTNDAIIRGIRLVREMLGQELLIIAGKMHAAGTDEGWTEEGLVKSADRFAEAGADVVLLPAPGTVPGVDVPMLRRAAEAVHARGGLIMAAVGTSQEGADTETVRTIAMESKKAGADIFHLGDAGLIGMAPPENLFTASVALRGKRHTYRRMASSVLR